The genomic DNA AATACATACATTGTTTTAATTGCTGTTTTTCTTTACTCAGACGCTCCAATCGTTGTTCATTGTTGCTGATTTTACGATCATATTCAGCGAGCAACTCTTCCTTTTCCATACTGACTCCTTACTTGAATCTTGATTGACTGTCTCTGACTGCGATTGCTTGAGCAAGCTGGGGAAATTTGTTTGCCTGTTCATTGACACAAGTAACTAGATTTGAAATATCGGTGAGTAGGTTGTTACTGACCTCTACGCCTGTTTTCATACTGCTGATCGTGCTCTTGCTTAAAGAACTTGTTTTGCTACTACTAACAGAAACATTTTTTATTCCTGATACGGCTGCTGTTGCAGTTGATTCCTGAGAAGCGATTTTCGTCATCTATTTTCTCCTTATCTGAATTGATAGAATGGGTCTTCTTTTAATCTCTCTTCTTCATTAATTTTTATGGTTTCTACAATCGGTACAGGTTGCTCCTCTTGCACGAGTAGTGGTCTAGTTGGCGCATCCTTAAGTTGTCTCAATAAATCGTCTAAAAATTCTTCATCAGCTTGGTTTTGGAAGCCTTCGAATAACACTTCTGTGATTTGATCCGCATGGATAGAAAAGACTTCTTGGCTTGGCACATCGCCAAACGGATGGGGGGCTACTCGATATCTCGATATCACTTTTTCTTCTTCATTTTTAGTGATGGCACGAGCAACGACAAAATAGAGCAGTTGGTCATCCTCTGTCCCAACTAGTCTTAAGATACTACCTAGTGGCAAAAACGGTGTGATCATTTCTTCTCTCATGCTTCTTCCTCCGTAGGAAACACCAAAGCTTCCAATTGTTCATCCTTCAAACTGTGTAGGACGTTTTTAGCAACTATTGCGTTTTTTTCTTGATAAGAAAGATTTTCAATAAATAATTGATTTTGTAAGCTTCCACCAAATAAAATATGATCGATGTTTTCTTTTACGAACATAGTGATTCCGCCAAAGGTATTACCCACTTTCGTCATATGATCGAGAAAAACAAACTGTAAATGCTCGTTTCCTCCACTTAGCAGAGCGGTAACTTCCTCAGGGTTCAATGTTAATTTATCGACCAAGTCTGCGATACCATTGATAATGATGATTCTCTTGCCAGTTTCATTTTTTAAGAGAGCTTCTAAAGCCCCTTTTAGGGCTGTTGCTTTTTCACTAAGACATGAACGGTCCAAATATAGTGAAACTTTCGGCTTTGCTGGTTCGAGTGTTCCATTTGCATCGATCAACACCACTTCTTCTTGTCTTTCTTGACAAATTTGTTGAAGCAACCAAGGCATCATCGCACGAAGTTGCTTATTGGATTTGAAAAAGATCCCTAATCTCATGCGCTGGAACAAGTCGAATGATTCTACTGAAGAAGTGGCTTTGTTTAATCCCAAATACAGTTTGTTTTCGGCATCTTGTACAAAATAAGAAGCGAAACTTTTTTGTGTTAGATTTTCTGGTACCATTGGAATTTTCTCAGGACGTTCGCCTAGCCATGCTTGATTGATTTCTATAATTTCTTCTTCCAGATTTTGGAGTAGTTCCGCATCATTTTTCCCATTAATCGGCAGATAAAACTGAATGGTAGTTGGCGTAGAAAGTAAGACTTGTCCGCGCCCATTGATTGCTTCAGGTGACAAAGCATTTCTGCCCATGACCATGTTTATTTCATTTTCATCGTTTAAATATAGCGTGATCTTAGTGGCAATATTGCTCATCATATTCGTCCGAATACTTCCTGCACGATTCGCGGTCATCACAAGAAAGACACCCAAACTGGCTCCATCTCTTAGTAATTGAAGAAGCACTTCATCGATTCTATCTTTGCGCTTATCTTCCAAGCTCAGGCCATCATAACTATCGAGAATGATTCCTAAGATCGGCAATTTTTCTCTTGTTCTTGTTTCGTATTGCGTTAGATTCGCGACACCAGCTTGCTTGAACAAATTTTTGCGCTCTGCCAATAATTTTTCGATGCGATCAAGCATTTTTTGCAGTTTTTCATCTTCTTCCAAAGTCGCTATATCCGCAATATGGGGTAATTCCTTGAGTACTAATAAACCATTATTCCCAAAATCGATTAAATGAAACTGAATCGTTGCAGGAGTATTTTGACGGGCAAGGTTCATTACAAGGGTTTGCAATACTGTTGACTTCCCATAGCCTGGACTAGCTACGATCAATGTGTGACTCGCTTCTTCGAGATTGAAGGTATAATTCATTTGTTTTTGTTCAGAGGGAATATCTAAACAACCAAATGGGATAGCTAGATTACGAACTTCTGACTGTTTTATTTTTGGCGTCATAATCTGCTTATCTAAGTTCGGTAGCCACGGCTTATCCGGCAATTTGTAGGTAGAATCGGCAAAGATTGTCTTGATCTTATCAATCACTGCTTCTAATTGTGTTGGCAAATCTCGTGTATCTTTTCCTTGAATGATTTCGATATCTGGATCATAAAGCAATTCTAACTGGCCCAATTCATTGATTTTGAATACCCGTTCATCGATCACTTCTTCGATCAATTGTTCTGGATCATATGGAACCCCCGCATAACCACTTTGAAATAATTCATACACTTCATTTTCGCCAACTTTCAAATAGCCTCGTCCAGGATTCGTGATTTGTGCGGCATCTGGCGTTTTGAGTAACTCATTCGAGTCTTGGACACTCGCCATTTTCAAGGCAATTTTACTCGTACTATTGGCTTCGATCTGATCATTGACTACCCCAGAAGGTTTTTGGGTGGCTAAAATCAAATGGACACCTAATGAACGTCCGATTCGGGCAACAGAAGTGAGCTCATCTAAGAATTCTGGAACATTGGCTTTAAGCTCCGCAAATTCATCCGAAACTAAAATCAAATGAGGCAAAGGTTTTTGCGGATAAACAACGTCTGGTTTTGGAGTCTTTCTTTGTTTATACAAGGTCATGTAGCCGTTGATATTATTTACGCCATATTTGGCAAACTCTCTTTGACGTTTCGCTAGCTCTGCTTTGATGCTTGCTAAGGCTCGCGCAGTTCCAGCACCATCCAAATTAGTGATTGCACCCATAAAATGGGGTAAATGATCTAAGGTATTGGCTATTCCGCCACCTTTCCAGTCAATAATCAACATGCCGATATCTTCGGGCGAAAAATTGATTGCTAAGCCGATCAAATAAGTCGTTAAAAATTCAGATTTCCCTGAACCAGTCGTACCACCAACTAAGGCGTGTGGTCCATGGACTCGTTCATGTAGATCCCAATAAACCAAATCTTTTTTCCCACGCCAACCGATTAATGAGCGAATCGATTTATTAGGTTCAGCAGTAGCCCAGCGATTTGAAATCGCTAGTTCTTCAACTGTCTTGACCTCATATTGTTCCAATAGACTCAAGCTGTCAGGTACGGCATTTTTCTCTACTTCCACATGATGGAGATTCGCCAAACGCCGAATGGCTTTTTCGATTGGATAGGTTGTCGGCAAATGATTGGGAATAAAACGCTGGTTCACATATTCATTGTTCTGATTGATCAACGTTGCTGCCTCATTGCTTTGATATTCAATTAAAGTAGTCGTTGTTTCTGGCAACATATTCAACGTTTCTTTTCCCCAAATGACCGTAATGCCATAGTCTCCTAAGTTTTCGGCTAAAAACTCGTTCAATCCATGACCTGCCAACCAACTTTCATCCAAAATCGAAAAAACATACTGTGGCTGAAAGTGTACCTTTTCATTACCCGCTTCACGTACTTGTTGTTTTCTTTTTGCCACTATTTGATAAAAAGAATTCAAGATCATGTCTCGACTTTGGGGGGTATGCACCATTCCTCTTAGATTTAAAGAACGGATTTTATTATGAGGTAACCAACGCCATTCTCGCCAATGTTGTTCGTACTCTTCCGACGGGATCAGTGTAATGAATTCGACGTCTCGATAAGAATGCA from Enterococcus mundtii includes the following:
- the essC gene encoding type VII secretion protein EssC; translated protein: MKQTKPISITDQIQHSVSVLYDLFYFGSTFIHKQITEKNNQVILDNQTLYFEDGQLFCGGEVVKDEKFLLVHHENLKTVIVNKPRESVYLSNAQDSAIRIESDALIFINRNSTDDYQIKIYPSKAKIYYNHQRVEKGVFPFSVGDQLIIDYLMIEMREKQLKISDLKNQLQLDPWQLLEEPYIPEYPENFPAFRRSPRIHLKEPKEKIEIQSPKQKSNEGKNEWLKTIVPPLGMVVLSGATSFLSGGNPVMLISMGGASLLTTGFSVSSYFTNKKEINRKNHMREEHFRQYMIKKKSELTVLQQTQKTALEYMNPALNELALMAKDYHARIYERMTVNEDFLTVRLGIGEINASFQTNFQPVEEDELSNEAFEHLNSPYKQLGDAPIIVSLLKQTVGLAGTPSILRTALQLLLFQLCVLHSYRDVEFITLIPSEEYEQHWREWRWLPHNKIRSLNLRGMVHTPQSRDMILNSFYQIVAKRKQQVREAGNEKVHFQPQYVFSILDESWLAGHGLNEFLAENLGDYGITVIWGKETLNMLPETTTTLIEYQSNEAATLINQNNEYVNQRFIPNHLPTTYPIEKAIRRLANLHHVEVEKNAVPDSLSLLEQYEVKTVEELAISNRWATAEPNKSIRSLIGWRGKKDLVYWDLHERVHGPHALVGGTTGSGKSEFLTTYLIGLAINFSPEDIGMLIIDWKGGGIANTLDHLPHFMGAITNLDGAGTARALASIKAELAKRQREFAKYGVNNINGYMTLYKQRKTPKPDVVYPQKPLPHLILVSDEFAELKANVPEFLDELTSVARIGRSLGVHLILATQKPSGVVNDQIEANSTSKIALKMASVQDSNELLKTPDAAQITNPGRGYLKVGENEVYELFQSGYAGVPYDPEQLIEEVIDERVFKINELGQLELLYDPDIEIIQGKDTRDLPTQLEAVIDKIKTIFADSTYKLPDKPWLPNLDKQIMTPKIKQSEVRNLAIPFGCLDIPSEQKQMNYTFNLEEASHTLIVASPGYGKSTVLQTLVMNLARQNTPATIQFHLIDFGNNGLLVLKELPHIADIATLEEDEKLQKMLDRIEKLLAERKNLFKQAGVANLTQYETRTREKLPILGIILDSYDGLSLEDKRKDRIDEVLLQLLRDGASLGVFLVMTANRAGSIRTNMMSNIATKITLYLNDENEINMVMGRNALSPEAINGRGQVLLSTPTTIQFYLPINGKNDAELLQNLEEEIIEINQAWLGERPEKIPMVPENLTQKSFASYFVQDAENKLYLGLNKATSSVESFDLFQRMRLGIFFKSNKQLRAMMPWLLQQICQERQEEVVLIDANGTLEPAKPKVSLYLDRSCLSEKATALKGALEALLKNETGKRIIIINGIADLVDKLTLNPEEVTALLSGGNEHLQFVFLDHMTKVGNTFGGITMFVKENIDHILFGGSLQNQLFIENLSYQEKNAIVAKNVLHSLKDEQLEALVFPTEEEA
- a CDS encoding DUF4176 domain-containing protein, producing MREEMITPFLPLGSILRLVGTEDDQLLYFVVARAITKNEEEKVISRYRVAPHPFGDVPSQEVFSIHADQITEVLFEGFQNQADEEFLDDLLRQLKDAPTRPLLVQEEQPVPIVETIKINEEERLKEDPFYQFR